From a region of the Branchiostoma floridae strain S238N-H82 chromosome 13, Bfl_VNyyK, whole genome shotgun sequence genome:
- the LOC118429576 gene encoding uncharacterized protein LOC118429576, with translation MYSTVVFCLLALSGTLAMPVTDQANSTQAVTESILNATEAQDVTVQPIVVNVTEKVDASQPTTTQSTPLVTDDNVVTNASTATETVVIETTTESLKFTCGGKAAGLYADPDNCYQYFECVEGFSTAFLRLCAPGGPVFDPAKQRCDWPENVPAPCGTKVRNEGSIRARSSLMARGSSTFTCTGKQPGLYADPADCSMYYECVLGHPVYHRPCAPGGTVYDPASLRCMWPHEVSGPCGISANLLTDQSSANVPAHDVPVPSTFTCTGKQPGMYADPADCSMYYECVLGHPVYHRPCAPGGTVYDPARQECRWPYEVSGPCRAYTVPAIQTETFSCAGKAPGHYPDPDSCSRYYECTLLSSEPFHRDCPPGGLVFDAGRQYCTWPWSVAGPCGDYGQ, from the exons ATGTATTCAACAGTCGTCTTTTGCCTTCTCGCCTTGAGCGGCACACTAGCCATGCCTGTTACAGACCAG GCGAACAGCACTCAAGCGGTAACGGAAAGTATTCTAAACGCCACCGAAGCGCAAGACGTCACCGTGCAGCCAATAGTAGTCAACGTTACAGAAAAGGTCGACGCATCGCAACCGACAACAACACAGTCCACGCCATTGGTCACTGACGACAACGTAGTAACGAATGCATCTACAGCGACCGAAACAGTCGTGATTGAAACGACTACCGAGTCACTAA AGTTTACATGTGGAGGAAAGGCCGCCGGTCTGTACGCAGACCCAGACAACTGCTACCAGTACTTCGAGTGTGTTGAGGGCTTCAGCACCGCGTTCCTCCGACTCTGTGCGCCGGGAGGACCCGTCTTCGACCCCGCCAAACAGCGCTGCGACTGGCCGGAGAATGTGCCCGCTCCTTGTGGG ACGAAGGTTCGGAacgaaggaagtatccgagctAGGTCCAGTCTGATGGCCAGGGGTTCTTCCACCTTCACTTGTACGGGGAAGCAGCCGGGCCTGTACGCCGACCCTGCCGACTGCTCCATGTACTACGAGTGTGTGCTGGGCCACCCCGTGTACCACCGGCCCTGTGCCCCGGGGGGAACCGTGTATGACCCCGCCAGCCTCAG GTGCATGTGGCCCCACGAAGTGTCCGGTCCTTGTGGGATAAGTGCAAAT CTTTTGACTGACCAATCCTCAGCGAACGTTCCTGCTCACGATGTCCCCGTCCCCTCCACCTTCACCTGTACGGGGAAGCAGCCGGGCATGTACGCCGACCCTGCCGACTGCTCCATGTACTACGAGTGCGTGCTGGGCCACCCCGTGTACCACCGGCCCTGTGCCCCGGGGGGAACCGTGTATGACCCCGCCAGACAGGAGTGCAGGTGGCCATACGAAGTGTCCGGCCCGTGCCGAGCTTAC ACCGTACCAGCCATCCAGACCGAAACATTTTCTTGTGCGGGGAAGGCGCCCGGTCACTACCCCGATCCTGACAGCTGCAGCCGGTACTACGAGTGTACCCTGCTCAGCAGTGAGCCGTTCCACCGGGACTGTCCACCTGGAGGCCTGGTGTTTGACGCCGGTAGACAGTATTGCACCTGGCCGTGGAGCGTGGCCGGACCCTGTGGG gaTTACGGACAGTGA
- the LOC118429569 gene encoding uncharacterized protein LOC118429569 isoform X1 — MYSTVVFCLLALSGTLAMPVTDQANSTQAVTENILNATEAQDVTVQPIEVNVTEQVDASQPTTTQSTPLVTDDNVVTNASTATETVVIETTTESPKFTCGGKAAGLYADPDNCYQYYECVEGFSTAFLRLCAPGGPVFDPAKQRCDWPENVPAPCGTKVRNEGSIRARSSLMARSSSTFTCTGKQPGMYADPADCSMYYECVLGHPVYHRPCAPGGTVYDPASLRCMWPHEVSGPCGTLSANLLTDQTSANVPAHDVPVPSTFTCTGKQLGMYADPADCSMYYECVLGHPVYHRPCAPGGTVYDPASLRCMWPYEVSGPCGTLSANLLTDETSANVPAHDVPVPSTFTCTGKQPGMYADPADCSMYYECVLGHPVYHRPCAPGGTVYDPASLRCMWPHEVSGPCGISANLLTDETSANVPAHDVPVPSIFTCTGKQPGMYADPADCSMYYECVLGHPVYHRPCAPGGTVYDPARQECRWPYEVSGPCGTLSENLLTDETSANVPAHDVPVPSTFTCTGKQPGMYADPADCSMYYECVLVHPVYHRPCAPGGTVYDPARQECRWPYEVSGPCRAYTVPAIQTETFSCAGKAPGHYPDPDSCSRYYECTLLSSEPFHRDCPPGGLVFDAGRQYCTWPWSVAGPCGDYGQ, encoded by the exons ATGTATTCAACAGTCGTCTTTTGCCTTCTCGCCTTGAGCGGCACACTAGCCATGCCTGTTACAGACCAG GCGAACAGCACTCAAGCGGTAACGGAAAATATTCTAAACGCCACCGAAGCGCAAGACGTCACCGTGCAGCCAATAGAAGTCAACGTTACAGAACAGGTCGACGCATCGCAACCGACAACAACACAGTCCACGCCATTGGTCACTGACGACAACGTAGTAACGAATGCATCTACAGCGACCGAAACAGTCGTGATTGAAACGACTACCGAGTCACCAA AGTTTACATGTGGAGGAAAGGCCGCCGGTCTGTATGCAGATCCGGACAACTGCTACCAGTATTACGAGTGTGTTGAGGGCTTCAGCACCGCGTTCCTCCGACTCTGTGCGCCGGGAGGACCCGTCTTCGATCCCGCCAAACAGCGCTGCGACTGGCCGGAGAATGTGCCCGCTCCTTGTGGG ACGAAGGTTAGGAacgaaggaagtatccgagctAGGTCCAGTCTGATGGCCAGGAGTTCTTCCACCTTCACCTGTACGGGGAAGCAGCCGGGCATGTACGCCGACCCTGCCGACTGCTCCATGTACTACGAGTGTGTGCTGGGCCACCCCGTGTACCACCGGCCCTGTGCCCCGGGAGGAACCGTGTATGACCCCGCCAGTCTTAGGTGCATGTGGCCCCACGAAGTGTCCGGTCCTTGCGGGACACTGAGTGCAAAT CTTTTGACTGACCAGACCTCAGCGAACGTTCCTGCTCACGATGTCCCCGTCCCCTCCACCTTCACCTGTACGGGGAAGCAGCTTGGCATGTACGCCGACCCTGCCGACTGCTCCATGTACTACGAGTGTGTGCTGGGCCACCCCGTGTACCACCGGCCCTGTGCACCGGGAGGAACCGTGTATGACCCCGCCAGCCTCAGGTGCATGTGGCCCTATGAAGTGTCCGGTCCTTGCGGGACACTGAGTGCAAAT CTTTTGACTGACGAAACCTCAGCGAACGTTCCCGCTCACGATGTCCCCGTCCCCTCCACCTTCACCTGTACGGGGAAGCAGCCGGGCATGTACGCCGACCCTGCCGACTGCTCCATGTACTACGAGTGTGTGCTGGGCCACCCCGTGTACCACCGGCCCTGTGCTCCGGGAGGAACCGTGTATGACCCCGCCAGTCTTAGGTGCATGTGGCCCCACGAAGTTTCCGGTCCTTGTGGGATAAGTGCAAAT CTTTTGACTGACGAAACCTCAGCAAACGTTCCCGCTCACGATGTCCCCGTCCCCTCCATCTTCACCTGTACGGGGAAGCAGCCAGGCATGTACGCCGACCCTGCCGACTGCTCCATGTACTACGAGTGTGTGCTGGGCCACCCCGTGTACCACCGGCCCTGTGCCCCGGGGGGAACCGTGTATGACCCTGCCAGGCAGGAGTGTAGGTGGCCATACGAAGTGTCCGGTCCTTGCGGGACACTGAGTGAAAAT CTTTTGACTGACGAAACCTCTGCAAACGTTCCTGCTCACGATGTCCCCGTCCCCTCCACCTTCACCTGTACGGGGAAGCAGCCGGGCATGTACGCCGATCCTGCCGACTGCTCCATGTACTACGAGTGTGTGCTGGTCCACCCCGTGTACCACCGGCCCTGCGCACCGGGGGGAACCGTTTATGACCCCGCCAGGCAGGAGTGCAGGTGGCCATACGAAGTGTCCGGCCCGTGCCGAGCTTAC ACCGTACCAGCCATCCAGACCGAAACATTTTCTTGCGCGGGGAAGGCGCCCGGTCACTACCCCGATCCTGACAGCTGCAGCCGGTACTACGAGTGTACCCTGCTCAGCAGTGAGCCGTTCCACCGGGACTGTCCACCCGGAGGCCTGGTGTTTGACGCCGGGAGGCAGTACTGCACCTGGCCGTGGAGCGTGGCCGGACCCTGTGGG gaTTACGGACAGTGA
- the LOC118429594 gene encoding uncharacterized protein LOC118429594, protein MTPPDWSAGGPMKCPARAELTPYHLARLNDSRVRGRRPVTTLILTAAAGTTSVPCSAVSRSTGTVHLEAWCLTPVDSIAPGRGAWPDPVGITDSEGICAVFRDPSTHLSWTEAYVIRRSELIVCLKF, encoded by the exons ATGACCCCGCCAGACTGGAGTGCAGGTGGCCCTATGAAGTGTCCGGCCCGTGCCGAGCTTAC ACCGTACCATCTAGCCAGACTGAACGATTCTCGTGTGCGGGGAAGGCGCCCGGTCACTACCCTGATCCTGACAGCTGCAGCCGGTACTACGAGTGTACCCTGCTCAGCAGTGAGCCGTTCCACCGGGACTGTCCACCTGGAGGCCTGGTGTTTGACGCCGGTAGACAGTATTGCACCTGGCCGTGGAGCGTGGCCGGACCCTGTGGG gaTTACGGACAGTGAGGGAATATGCGCAGTTTTTCGAGACCCGTCGACTCATCTCAGCTGGACTGAGGCCTACGTCATACGAAGAAGTGAACTTATAGTTTGTCTAAAATTCTAA
- the LOC118429569 gene encoding uncharacterized protein LOC118429569 isoform X2, with the protein MYSTVVFCLLALSGTLAMPVTDQANSTQAVTENILNATEAQDVTVQPIEVNVTEQVDASQPTTTQSTPLVTDDNVVTNASTATETVVIETTTESPKFTCGGKAAGLYADPDNCYQYYECVEGFSTAFLRLCAPGGPVFDPAKQRCDWPENVPAPCGTKVRNEGSIRARSSLMARSSSTFTCTGKQPGMYADPADCSMYYECVLGHPVYHRPCAPGGTVYDPASLRCMWPHEVSGPCGTLSANLLTDQTSANVPAHDVPVPSTFTCTGKQLGMYADPADCSMYYECVLGHPVYHRPCAPGGTVYDPASLRCMWPYEVSGPCGTLSANLLTDETSANVPAHDVPVPSTFTCTGKQPGMYADPADCSMYYECVLGHPVYHRPCAPGGTVYDPASLRCMWPHEVSGPCGISANLLTDETSANVPAHDVPVPSIFTCTGKQPGMYADPADCSMYYECVLGHPVYHRPCAPGGTVYDPARQECRWPYEVSGPCGTLSENLLTDETSANVPAHDVPVPSTFTCTGKQPGMYADPADCSMYYECVLVHPVYHRPCAPGGTVYDPARQECRWPYEVSGPCRAYTVPVIQTETFSCAGKAPGHYPDPDSCSRYYECTLLSSEPFHRDCPPGGLVFDAGRQYCTWPWSVAGPCGDYGQ; encoded by the exons ATGTATTCAACAGTCGTCTTTTGCCTTCTCGCCTTGAGCGGCACACTAGCCATGCCTGTTACAGACCAG GCGAACAGCACTCAAGCGGTAACGGAAAATATTCTAAACGCCACCGAAGCGCAAGACGTCACCGTGCAGCCAATAGAAGTCAACGTTACAGAACAGGTCGACGCATCGCAACCGACAACAACACAGTCCACGCCATTGGTCACTGACGACAACGTAGTAACGAATGCATCTACAGCGACCGAAACAGTCGTGATTGAAACGACTACCGAGTCACCAA AGTTTACATGTGGAGGAAAGGCCGCCGGTCTGTATGCAGATCCGGACAACTGCTACCAGTATTACGAGTGTGTTGAGGGCTTCAGCACCGCGTTCCTCCGACTCTGTGCGCCGGGAGGACCCGTCTTCGATCCCGCCAAACAGCGCTGCGACTGGCCGGAGAATGTGCCCGCTCCTTGTGGG ACGAAGGTTAGGAacgaaggaagtatccgagctAGGTCCAGTCTGATGGCCAGGAGTTCTTCCACCTTCACCTGTACGGGGAAGCAGCCGGGCATGTACGCCGACCCTGCCGACTGCTCCATGTACTACGAGTGTGTGCTGGGCCACCCCGTGTACCACCGGCCCTGTGCCCCGGGAGGAACCGTGTATGACCCCGCCAGTCTTAGGTGCATGTGGCCCCACGAAGTGTCCGGTCCTTGCGGGACACTGAGTGCAAAT CTTTTGACTGACCAGACCTCAGCGAACGTTCCTGCTCACGATGTCCCCGTCCCCTCCACCTTCACCTGTACGGGGAAGCAGCTTGGCATGTACGCCGACCCTGCCGACTGCTCCATGTACTACGAGTGTGTGCTGGGCCACCCCGTGTACCACCGGCCCTGTGCACCGGGAGGAACCGTGTATGACCCCGCCAGCCTCAGGTGCATGTGGCCCTATGAAGTGTCCGGTCCTTGCGGGACACTGAGTGCAAAT CTTTTGACTGACGAAACCTCAGCGAACGTTCCCGCTCACGATGTCCCCGTCCCCTCCACCTTCACCTGTACGGGGAAGCAGCCGGGCATGTACGCCGACCCTGCCGACTGCTCCATGTACTACGAGTGTGTGCTGGGCCACCCCGTGTACCACCGGCCCTGTGCTCCGGGAGGAACCGTGTATGACCCCGCCAGTCTTAGGTGCATGTGGCCCCACGAAGTTTCCGGTCCTTGTGGGATAAGTGCAAAT CTTTTGACTGACGAAACCTCAGCAAACGTTCCCGCTCACGATGTCCCCGTCCCCTCCATCTTCACCTGTACGGGGAAGCAGCCAGGCATGTACGCCGACCCTGCCGACTGCTCCATGTACTACGAGTGTGTGCTGGGCCACCCCGTGTACCACCGGCCCTGTGCCCCGGGGGGAACCGTGTATGACCCTGCCAGGCAGGAGTGTAGGTGGCCATACGAAGTGTCCGGTCCTTGCGGGACACTGAGTGAAAAT CTTTTGACTGACGAAACCTCTGCAAACGTTCCTGCTCACGATGTCCCCGTCCCCTCCACCTTCACCTGTACGGGGAAGCAGCCGGGCATGTACGCCGATCCTGCCGACTGCTCCATGTACTACGAGTGTGTGCTGGTCCACCCCGTGTACCACCGGCCCTGCGCACCGGGGGGAACCGTTTATGACCCCGCCAGGCAGGAGTGCAGGTGGCCATACGAAGTGTCCGGCCCGTGCCGAGCTTAC ACCGTACCAGTCATCCAGACCGAAACATTTTCTTGTGCGGGGAAGGCGCCCGGTCACTACCCCGATCCTGACAGCTGCAGCCGGTACTACGAGTGTACCCTGCTCAGCAGTGAGCCGTTCCACCGGGACTGTCCACCTGGAGGCCTGGTGTTTGACGCCGGGAGACAGTACTGCACCTGGCCGTGGAGCGTGGCCGGGCCCTGTGGG gaTTACGGACAGTGA